The Solibacillus daqui genome has a segment encoding these proteins:
- a CDS encoding methyl-accepting chemotaxis protein, which produces MSVRMKLNLGFLTIGMLMLASVIFAAVQFFRIGNEVSNAVDVQMAQIQRINDIQQNLLLQSNSARAYTVDPSQKNLEAVTTYSNNLTELIAEVEKQNTLKDATTLILNLQNQLALINEQISKMTAAVQNRDVSAALTIVNGDYNYTSSFTHELTEKIEVLENTQLDTMANDTKTQINISTIVTVVFIFITIIVVASYMLYTKRGITKPLQIISKDLEQMADGNIKIDHRPFKSNDEIGKLSRAFITLQHNFEELLSNIQHNSDELTKSSEQLTHNSHVISKETAQIQQLIMHTTQTSETMAIGANEGADAVDETSQGISEIARATQELYSGAMTLTEAATAGVAIVDDANSQMATMHESTQNISKLTQVLIEQSEQISAITKAITDIADQTNLLALNASIEAARAGEHGKGFAVVADEVRLLAEQSKKSAEQIVGLTSTIQANSQNVSSAVESSLQCAEQSVSVINRAGQAFHEISNYIGEMSQQVEQISATSQEISASAEEAAATVMEISHGTEQTANNVEQIANATTEQAAVIQQVDALSERLAAQALELRKSLHKFKI; this is translated from the coding sequence ATGTCTGTTCGAATGAAATTGAATTTAGGGTTTCTAACAATTGGAATGCTCATGTTAGCTTCCGTTATTTTTGCAGCTGTTCAATTTTTCCGCATTGGCAACGAAGTATCAAATGCGGTAGATGTACAAATGGCACAAATTCAGCGTATTAATGATATTCAACAAAATCTACTATTACAAAGTAATTCTGCGCGCGCTTACACGGTTGATCCGTCTCAAAAAAATTTAGAAGCCGTTACTACATATTCGAATAATCTTACCGAACTGATTGCTGAGGTAGAAAAACAAAATACCTTAAAGGATGCAACTACGCTCATTTTGAATTTACAAAATCAGCTTGCACTCATTAACGAGCAAATTTCGAAAATGACAGCTGCGGTTCAAAATCGTGACGTATCAGCAGCACTAACCATCGTTAATGGTGATTATAATTACACAAGCTCCTTCACCCATGAATTGACCGAAAAAATTGAGGTGCTTGAAAATACACAGCTCGATACAATGGCAAACGATACAAAAACACAAATTAATATTTCAACTATTGTCACTGTTGTCTTTATTTTCATTACGATTATTGTCGTAGCCAGTTATATGCTCTATACAAAGCGCGGCATTACAAAACCACTTCAAATCATTTCAAAGGATTTAGAGCAAATGGCAGACGGAAATATTAAAATTGACCATAGACCCTTTAAATCTAATGATGAAATTGGAAAGCTTTCACGTGCATTTATCACTTTGCAGCACAACTTTGAAGAACTACTATCAAATATTCAACACAACTCTGATGAACTCACAAAATCCTCAGAGCAGTTGACACATAATAGTCATGTCATTTCAAAAGAAACCGCTCAAATTCAGCAGCTTATCATGCACACTACCCAAACCTCTGAAACGATGGCTATTGGAGCAAATGAAGGTGCCGATGCAGTAGATGAAACTTCTCAAGGAATCAGTGAAATTGCGCGTGCTACACAGGAATTGTATAGCGGTGCAATGACCTTAACAGAGGCCGCAACAGCAGGTGTAGCGATTGTTGATGATGCAAACAGTCAAATGGCAACAATGCACGAATCAACGCAAAATATTTCAAAATTAACACAAGTCTTAATCGAGCAATCCGAGCAAATTAGCGCCATCACAAAAGCGATTACCGACATTGCCGATCAAACAAATTTACTAGCATTAAATGCCTCAATTGAAGCAGCGCGTGCTGGTGAGCATGGGAAAGGCTTTGCGGTCGTAGCCGATGAAGTACGCTTACTAGCCGAACAATCCAAAAAATCTGCCGAACAAATTGTTGGTCTCACGAGTACCATTCAAGCAAACTCACAAAACGTGAGCAGCGCCGTGGAAAGTAGCCTGCAATGCGCAGAGCAAAGTGTATCCGTTATTAATCGTGCTGGTCAGGCATTCCATGAAATTTCTAATTATATTGGAGAAATGTCACAGCAGGTTGAACAAATTTCGGCAACATCCCAAGAAATTTCGGCAAGTGCCGAAGAAGCTGCTGCTACTGTTATGGAAATTTCACACGGTACGGAACAAACAGCAAATAACGTAGAACAAATTGCTAATGCAACAACTGAACAGGCTGCTGTTATCCAACAAGTCGATGCATTATCTGAACGTCTTGCTGCTCAAGCATTGGAATTACGAAAAAGCCTTCATAAGTTTAAAATATAA
- the cydS gene encoding cytochrome bd oxidase small subunit CydS has translation MFEFLIFFAPFLVVIVALVAAFYVAPKDNKSER, from the coding sequence ATGTTTGAATTTTTAATATTTTTTGCACCGTTCTTAGTAGTCATTGTAGCACTTGTCGCGGCGTTTTATGTAGCACCTAAGGATAATAAAAGTGAGCGATAA
- a CDS encoding cytochrome d ubiquinol oxidase subunit II, which produces MTLQLIGICVLWAFLFGYVIIASIDFGAGFYNAYSVLTNRSDILSSVIKRYLSPVWEVTNVFLVFFFVGIVGFFPQTAYYYGTILLVPVSISLILLSVRGAYYAFESYGVAGHKGYATAYGIAGLLIPASLSVVLTISEGGYVEMVGGVPQLSYRELFTSPLTWSIVVLSIVAVLYISAVFLTWYAHKAGDKNAANLMRKYALIWSAPLAIAAIGIIIEFKGHNPFRFERIIDVWWLFAISGVLFLITTYLIWMKRSYGMAIILLFTQFAFAFFAYGISHYPYLLYPYLTIHDSVTNHEMGIALIIVFILGAALLVPSLYLLFKLFVFDKDYVEGARDEHV; this is translated from the coding sequence ATGACATTGCAACTGATTGGTATTTGTGTATTATGGGCGTTTTTATTTGGCTATGTCATTATTGCTTCGATTGATTTTGGGGCAGGCTTTTATAATGCTTACAGTGTGTTGACAAATCGTTCGGATATTTTGAGTAGTGTGATTAAACGTTACTTGTCACCTGTATGGGAAGTAACGAATGTATTCCTAGTGTTTTTCTTTGTTGGGATTGTCGGCTTCTTTCCACAAACGGCCTATTATTACGGAACAATATTGTTAGTACCCGTCAGTATTTCGCTAATATTACTATCTGTTCGCGGTGCCTATTATGCGTTTGAATCGTATGGTGTGGCAGGGCATAAAGGTTATGCGACGGCTTACGGCATTGCAGGGCTTCTGATTCCAGCCTCGTTGTCGGTCGTGCTGACGATTTCAGAAGGTGGCTATGTGGAAATGGTTGGGGGTGTGCCACAGCTTAGTTATAGGGAGTTATTTACGAGTCCGTTGACGTGGAGTATTGTTGTGCTGAGTATTGTCGCAGTATTGTATATTTCGGCGGTATTTTTAACATGGTATGCGCATAAAGCGGGCGACAAAAATGCAGCAAATCTAATGCGTAAATACGCACTCATTTGGTCGGCGCCACTTGCAATTGCGGCTATCGGGATAATCATTGAATTTAAAGGGCATAATCCGTTTCGCTTTGAACGCATTATAGATGTATGGTGGCTGTTTGCAATTTCAGGTGTGCTATTTTTAATTACTACTTATTTAATATGGATGAAGCGAAGTTATGGGATGGCGATTATTTTATTATTTACGCAGTTTGCATTTGCGTTTTTTGCGTATGGTATTTCGCATTATCCATATTTACTGTATCCGTACTTAACAATTCATGACAGTGTTACGAATCATGAAATGGGGATTGCGCTTATTATTGTCTTTATATTAGGTGCGGCGCTACTTGTTCCATCGCTATATTTATTGTTTAAACTATTTGTATTTGATAAGGATTATGTAGAAGGGGCACGTGACGAGCATGTGTAG
- a CDS encoding cytochrome ubiquinol oxidase subunit I: MNESAVFWSRILTEVTLSFHIIYATLGVGVPILIMIAQWVGIKNNDEHYILMARRWARGFVITVAVGVVTGTVMGLQLSLLWPNFMQVAGQLIALPLFLETFAFFFEAIFLGIYLYTWDRFENQKKHLLLLIPVAIGASMSSMFITILNAFMNAPQGFDMVDGQLINIQPLVAMFNPAMPTKVAHVLVTAYMTCAFILASIAAYKLMRGSNHIYHKKALYLLMKLGFIFTVATVIIGDFSGKYLAEYQPEKLAAAEWHFETSENAPLVLFGVLDDGEIKYAIEIPYILSVLAHSNPTAEVIGLDQFPVEEHPPYYIHYFFDVMVMIGMFMLFISAIYLLAIWRKWSFIRSKWFRFIVVLGGPLSVIAIETGWWLAEVGRQPWVLRGYMTTAEGATTSDHVELMLILFSILYFILAVGSIVTLHRMFKNNPIVKEIAKRSSKGDV; this comes from the coding sequence ATGAACGAGTCTGCTGTTTTTTGGAGTCGTATATTAACCGAAGTTACGTTATCTTTTCATATTATTTATGCGACGCTTGGGGTAGGAGTACCAATTCTCATAATGATTGCGCAGTGGGTTGGCATTAAAAATAATGATGAACATTACATTTTAATGGCGAGACGTTGGGCGCGTGGCTTCGTAATTACCGTTGCTGTTGGGGTTGTAACAGGGACGGTAATGGGCTTACAGCTTTCGTTACTTTGGCCGAATTTTATGCAGGTGGCGGGACAGCTCATTGCGTTGCCACTCTTTTTGGAGACATTCGCATTTTTCTTTGAAGCAATATTTCTAGGTATTTACTTATACACATGGGATCGCTTCGAAAATCAGAAGAAGCACTTATTATTACTGATTCCTGTAGCGATTGGTGCTTCGATGTCTTCGATGTTTATTACGATTTTGAATGCGTTTATGAATGCGCCACAAGGCTTTGATATGGTCGACGGTCAATTGATTAATATTCAACCACTTGTGGCCATGTTCAACCCTGCGATGCCAACAAAGGTAGCCCATGTGCTCGTAACAGCGTATATGACGTGTGCTTTTATATTAGCCTCGATTGCAGCGTATAAATTAATGCGCGGCTCAAATCATATCTATCATAAAAAAGCGTTGTATTTACTGATGAAATTAGGCTTTATTTTTACAGTGGCGACCGTCATTATTGGCGACTTCTCAGGTAAGTATTTAGCGGAGTACCAACCAGAAAAGCTTGCGGCAGCAGAATGGCATTTTGAAACGAGTGAAAATGCCCCGCTTGTACTGTTTGGGGTTCTGGATGATGGAGAAATAAAGTATGCGATAGAAATTCCCTACATTCTTAGTGTGTTAGCGCACAGTAATCCTACCGCAGAAGTAATTGGACTGGATCAATTTCCTGTGGAAGAACACCCACCATATTATATTCATTACTTTTTTGATGTTATGGTGATGATAGGGATGTTTATGCTTTTTATCTCAGCTATTTATTTACTCGCCATTTGGCGCAAGTGGTCATTTATTCGTTCAAAATGGTTTCGTTTTATCGTTGTTTTAGGTGGACCCTTATCAGTAATTGCGATTGAAACAGGCTGGTGGTTAGCTGAAGTTGGACGTCAGCCATGGGTTTTACGGGGTTACATGACAACAGCAGAAGGGGCAACGACGAGTGATCATGTGGAGCTAATGCTCATACTGTTTTCTATTTTATATTTCATTTTAGCGGTTGGTAGCATTGTGACGCTACATCGTATGTTTAAAAACAATCCAATCGTAAAAGAAATTGCCAAACGCTCTTCGAAAGGAGATGTGTAA
- a CDS encoding diacylglycerol kinase produces the protein MKRARIIYNPTSGREAFKKHLPEVLEKLEIAGYETSCHATTGAGDATKAAIEAVKREFDVVIAVGGDGTLNEVVAGVSQCEKRPKVGLIPMGTTNDFARAVHIPRNIEEALEIIIGGQTIPVDVGLLNDDRYFINIAAGGRITELTYEVPSKMKTLLGQMAYYLKAIEMIPSIKSTHMNIKMDGEEFEGNAMMFLCGLTNSVGGFEKIAPDASINDGLFTVMILKECNIADFIRIASLALRGEHLSDERLIYRKASRVEVTSEEDVHLNLDGEYGGDVPATFQNLKRHIEVFVPLNDISEINVIE, from the coding sequence ATGAAAAGAGCGAGAATAATCTATAATCCCACTTCTGGTCGTGAAGCGTTTAAAAAACATTTACCAGAAGTATTAGAAAAACTTGAAATCGCAGGTTACGAAACATCTTGTCATGCCACAACTGGTGCTGGAGATGCAACAAAGGCAGCGATTGAAGCGGTAAAACGTGAATTCGATGTGGTCATTGCAGTTGGTGGAGATGGTACATTAAATGAAGTGGTGGCTGGTGTTAGTCAATGTGAAAAGCGTCCAAAGGTCGGTTTAATTCCAATGGGTACGACAAATGATTTTGCTCGTGCCGTGCACATCCCGCGTAATATTGAGGAAGCGTTAGAAATCATTATTGGCGGTCAAACGATTCCAGTAGATGTAGGGCTATTAAATGACGATCGTTATTTTATTAACATCGCTGCAGGCGGCCGTATTACGGAATTAACGTATGAAGTACCAAGCAAAATGAAAACCTTACTTGGACAAATGGCTTATTATTTAAAAGCAATCGAAATGATTCCTTCTATTAAATCAACACATATGAATATTAAAATGGACGGCGAAGAATTTGAAGGCAATGCGATGATGTTTTTATGTGGTTTAACAAACTCTGTAGGTGGCTTCGAAAAAATCGCGCCAGACGCATCGATTAATGATGGTTTATTTACAGTCATGATTTTAAAGGAATGTAATATTGCTGATTTCATTCGTATTGCTTCTTTAGCATTGCGTGGAGAGCACCTGTCAGATGAGCGCTTGATTTATCGTAAAGCAAGTCGTGTCGAGGTAACTTCAGAAGAAGATGTGCACTTAAACTTAGATGGCGAGTACGGTGGCGATGTTCCAGCTACCTTCCAAAACTTAAAGCGCCATATTGAAGTATTTGTGCCATTAAATGATATAAGTGAAATCAATGTAATAGAATAG
- a CDS encoding thioredoxin family protein, which yields MKKEQQYYEESKAMRDYMEDMSQLKEQSFTIYDRFTLPNDDVFIEQLKQANVHILAITEDWCGDAMINNPIIRKIAEAADVEVRTALRDADTDLIDRYLTNGGRAIPMYLILNEAGEVTTTWGPRAPELQQLVMDLRATLPDKEDPTFDEAQKAIYEKMRAQYVEDAKLWNYVYESFKQKVAPSL from the coding sequence ATGAAAAAAGAACAACAATATTATGAAGAAAGTAAGGCAATGCGAGATTATATGGAAGATATGTCGCAGCTAAAGGAACAAAGTTTTACGATTTATGATCGCTTTACTTTACCTAACGACGATGTGTTTATCGAGCAACTAAAACAAGCAAATGTGCATATTCTAGCAATTACAGAAGATTGGTGTGGCGATGCGATGATTAATAACCCAATTATCCGAAAAATTGCAGAAGCTGCTGATGTAGAAGTACGTACAGCGCTTCGTGATGCAGATACGGACTTAATTGACCGTTATTTAACAAACGGTGGTCGCGCAATTCCAATGTACTTAATTTTAAATGAAGCAGGTGAAGTTACGACAACTTGGGGTCCACGTGCACCTGAATTACAGCAACTAGTAATGGATCTTCGTGCAACTTTACCAGATAAAGAGGACCCGACATTTGATGAGGCACAAAAAGCCATTTACGAAAAAATGCGTGCACAATATGTAGAAGACGCAAAGCTATGGAATTATGTCTACGAATCATTCAAACAAAAAGTAGCACCATCTCTATAA
- a CDS encoding peptide ABC transporter substrate-binding protein, with translation MKHKKKVALTATALSLSAILAACGAEEEKKSTTSSTGDEEKELNLLITSEPPSLHPQLATDTTSGAILENTFEGLTTLKDGVPELAAAEDYVVSEDLLTYTFTIRDAQWSNGEKVTAEDFAYAWLWALNPENASEYSTILYPIKGAEAYNNGTGTAEEVAVKAIDEKTLEVTLAAPTPYFLELTAFKTFYPIHKATAEANPKWYTEADSYVGNGAYTLSTWNHSGDIVLEKSENYWDAENVAIDTVNVAMVESETTQMTMFDAGEIDFLGAPYGTISLDAIDRLKSEDKLNVTDLSGIYWYKFNTKDEVMQNENIRKALTLAIDRESLISNIVKGEKQPALGIVPNSVAGFGDDEGYFQDANIEEAKKYLDAGLKELGLASPADLEVKVSYNTSEAHSSIAQFIQQGWTSNLGISVKLDNAEWQVYLDKLNNADYQIGRLGWSADYNDAYSFLEMYNSATNGNNQTGWSSEEYTNLLKASTTETDAAKRTELLLQAEKIIMDDMPVAPIYYQTNLFIKNDEVENMEPDALGHVNLKFVDVK, from the coding sequence ATGAAACACAAGAAAAAAGTCGCACTTACTGCAACAGCTCTTTCATTATCAGCAATTTTAGCAGCATGTGGTGCAGAAGAAGAAAAAAAATCAACAACATCGTCAACTGGTGATGAAGAAAAAGAATTAAACCTATTAATCACATCTGAGCCACCATCATTACACCCACAATTAGCTACAGATACTACTTCAGGTGCTATTTTAGAAAACACATTTGAAGGTTTAACAACACTGAAAGACGGCGTGCCAGAATTAGCTGCTGCTGAAGACTATGTTGTTTCTGAAGATTTATTAACTTACACATTCACTATTCGTGACGCACAATGGTCAAATGGTGAAAAAGTGACTGCTGAAGACTTTGCTTACGCTTGGTTATGGGCATTAAATCCAGAAAACGCATCTGAGTATTCTACAATCCTTTACCCAATTAAAGGTGCAGAAGCTTACAACAACGGTACTGGTACTGCTGAAGAAGTTGCTGTAAAAGCAATCGACGAAAAAACATTAGAAGTAACATTAGCAGCACCAACTCCATATTTCTTAGAGTTAACTGCTTTCAAAACGTTCTACCCTATTCATAAAGCAACAGCCGAAGCAAATCCAAAATGGTACACAGAAGCTGATTCATATGTAGGTAACGGTGCATACACACTTTCTACTTGGAATCACTCTGGTGACATCGTATTAGAAAAAAGCGAAAATTACTGGGATGCTGAAAATGTAGCAATCGACACTGTAAACGTTGCAATGGTAGAATCTGAAACAACTCAAATGACTATGTTTGACGCTGGTGAAATTGATTTCTTAGGTGCTCCATACGGCACAATTTCACTTGATGCTATCGATCGTTTAAAATCAGAAGATAAATTAAACGTAACAGACCTTTCAGGTATTTACTGGTACAAATTCAATACAAAAGATGAAGTAATGCAAAACGAAAACATCCGTAAAGCATTAACATTAGCAATCGACCGTGAAAGCTTAATTTCTAACATTGTTAAAGGTGAAAAACAACCAGCATTAGGTATCGTTCCTAACTCTGTAGCAGGTTTCGGCGATGACGAAGGTTACTTCCAAGATGCTAACATCGAAGAAGCGAAAAAATATTTAGATGCTGGATTAAAAGAATTAGGCTTAGCAAGCCCTGCTGATTTAGAAGTAAAAGTTTCTTATAACACATCAGAAGCTCACTCTTCTATCGCTCAATTCATCCAACAAGGCTGGACTTCTAACTTAGGTATTTCAGTTAAATTAGACAATGCAGAGTGGCAAGTATACTTAGATAAATTAAATAACGCTGATTATCAAATTGGTCGTCTTGGTTGGTCAGCCGACTACAATGACGCTTACTCATTCTTAGAAATGTATAACTCAGCTACAAACGGTAATAACCAAACTGGTTGGTCTAGCGAAGAATATACAAACTTATTAAAAGCTTCTACTACTGAAACAGACGCTGCAAAACGTACTGAATTATTATTACAAGCTGAAAAAATCATCATGGACGACATGCCAGTTGCACCGATTTACTACCAAACAAACTTATTCATCAAAAATGATGAAGTAGAAAACATGGAACCGGATGCATTAGGTCATGTCAACTTAAAATTCGTTGACGTTAAATAA